A region of Pyxidicoccus parkwaysis DNA encodes the following proteins:
- a CDS encoding SDR family oxidoreductase: protein MQLKDLKIIVTGGAQGMGAHFAQRLLEGGAQVAVGDVNEERLAALPAGIHRRKLDVSSEEDIISFVNWAHGAMGGLNGLINNAGILRDALLVKKDRTTGQVKKLSTADWNAVIGVNLSGATLMVREVVGKMAETDTKGGVVVNMSSIARHGNRGQSNYVSAKAALAANTVTWSREFAPFGVRVGAVAPGMIETPMTQGMNQKARDALVSNIPVGRIGVPEDIWLAVKFIIECDYFNGRTIDVDGGLNF from the coding sequence ATGCAGCTCAAGGACCTCAAAATCATCGTCACCGGCGGCGCCCAGGGCATGGGCGCGCACTTCGCGCAGCGCCTGCTGGAGGGTGGCGCCCAGGTGGCGGTGGGTGACGTGAACGAGGAGCGGCTCGCCGCGCTGCCCGCGGGCATCCACCGCCGCAAGCTGGATGTGTCCTCCGAGGAGGACATCATCTCCTTCGTCAACTGGGCGCACGGCGCCATGGGCGGTCTCAACGGCCTCATCAACAACGCGGGCATCCTTCGCGACGCGCTGCTGGTGAAGAAGGACCGGACCACCGGTCAGGTGAAGAAGCTGTCCACGGCGGACTGGAATGCCGTCATCGGCGTCAACCTCTCCGGCGCCACCCTCATGGTGCGCGAGGTGGTGGGGAAGATGGCGGAGACGGACACCAAGGGCGGCGTGGTCGTCAACATGTCGTCCATCGCCCGGCACGGCAACCGCGGCCAGTCCAACTACGTGTCCGCGAAGGCCGCGCTGGCCGCCAACACCGTCACCTGGTCCCGCGAGTTCGCGCCCTTCGGCGTGCGCGTGGGCGCGGTGGCTCCGGGCATGATTGAGACGCCGATGACGCAGGGCATGAACCAGAAGGCCCGCGACGCGCTGGTGTCCAACATCCCCGTGGGCCGCATCGGCGTGCCCGAGGACATCTGGCTCGCGGTGAAGTTCATCATCGAGTGCGACTACTTCAACGGCCGCACCATCGACGTGGACGGCGGCCTCAACTTCTGA
- a CDS encoding aminotransferase-like domain-containing protein yields the protein MSADAMSAPLPPPPVWRLAQRMARTKTSAVREILKVAERPDILSFAGGLPAPELFPLDAIAEAHAEVFATEGRAALQYSTTEGFGPLREWICSHLQKRGRVCNTDQVLITSGSQQGIDLVAKVLLDPGDLVMVESPSYLAALQTFGSYEARFATVASDDLGMRTDDLERMLTMHRPKLVYVVANFQNPKGTTLALERRRELVRLAQKYRFLILEDDPYGELRFTGEHLPSMAAFDDEGVVVSLGTFSKTLAPGLRIAWVAGPKDFVRSLTIAKQATDLHTATLGQRAVAKLLTRFDYYGHLDALRPIYGQRANAMLDALKVHMPAGTKWTTPEGGMFLWVELPAGLSGDALLPKAIEQKVAFVPGSPFFANNPRPEFMRLNYSNRPPDLITEGMRRLGGVIAAAM from the coding sequence ATGAGCGCGGACGCGATGAGCGCACCCCTTCCTCCTCCGCCCGTCTGGCGGCTGGCCCAGCGGATGGCTCGCACCAAGACGTCCGCGGTGCGTGAAATCCTCAAGGTCGCCGAGCGGCCCGACATCCTCTCCTTCGCGGGCGGCCTGCCGGCTCCGGAGCTCTTCCCGCTGGACGCCATCGCCGAGGCGCACGCCGAGGTGTTCGCCACCGAGGGCCGCGCCGCGCTCCAGTACAGCACCACCGAGGGCTTCGGCCCCCTGCGCGAGTGGATTTGCAGCCACCTCCAGAAGCGCGGTCGCGTGTGCAACACGGACCAGGTGCTCATCACCAGCGGCTCGCAGCAGGGCATCGACCTGGTCGCCAAGGTGCTGCTGGACCCGGGTGACCTCGTCATGGTGGAGAGCCCCAGCTACCTGGCGGCCCTGCAGACGTTCGGCTCGTACGAGGCGCGCTTCGCCACCGTGGCCAGCGATGACCTCGGCATGCGCACCGATGACCTGGAGCGCATGCTGACCATGCACCGGCCCAAGCTGGTGTACGTCGTCGCCAACTTCCAGAACCCGAAGGGCACCACGCTGGCGCTGGAGCGTCGGCGCGAGCTGGTGCGCCTGGCCCAGAAGTACCGCTTCCTCATCCTCGAGGACGACCCGTACGGCGAGCTGCGCTTCACCGGCGAGCACCTGCCGTCCATGGCCGCCTTCGACGACGAGGGCGTGGTGGTGTCGCTGGGCACCTTCTCCAAGACGCTCGCCCCGGGCCTGCGCATCGCCTGGGTGGCCGGCCCGAAGGACTTCGTGCGCAGCCTCACCATCGCCAAGCAGGCGACGGACCTGCACACCGCCACGCTGGGCCAGCGCGCGGTGGCGAAGCTGCTCACCCGCTTCGACTACTACGGCCACCTGGACGCCCTGCGCCCCATCTACGGCCAGCGCGCCAACGCCATGCTGGACGCGCTGAAGGTCCACATGCCCGCCGGCACGAAGTGGACCACCCCCGAGGGCGGCATGTTCCTCTGGGTGGAATTGCCCGCCGGCCTGAGCGGCGACGCGCTGCTGCCCAAGGCGATTGAACAGAAGGTTGCCTTCGTGCCCGGCAGCCCGTTCTTCGCCAACAACCCGCGCCCGGAGTTCATGCGCCTCAACTACTCCAACCGCCCGCCTGACCTGATTACCGAGGGCATGCGGCGGCTGGGCGGCGTGATTGCCGCGGCGATGTAG